A single genomic interval of Tistrella bauzanensis harbors:
- the pal gene encoding peptidoglycan-associated lipoprotein Pal: MRFKILTSIAALAFVAACSSAPEDTGSTGATGGTSSSVGSSQGTISTGAQPGSWEYVQQTAGDRVFFELDSSSLTAEGRQTLSVQADFLRANPAQRVIVEGHADERGTREYNLALGERRATAAKNYLVALGISPDRIETISYGKERPAVLGSDEAAWAQNRRAVTVLVN; encoded by the coding sequence ATGCGCTTCAAGATCCTCACGTCTATCGCCGCTCTGGCATTCGTCGCCGCCTGCTCGTCCGCTCCGGAAGACACGGGCTCCACCGGCGCCACCGGCGGAACCTCCTCGTCCGTCGGTTCGAGCCAGGGCACCATCTCGACCGGCGCCCAGCCCGGTTCGTGGGAATACGTGCAGCAGACCGCTGGCGACCGCGTGTTCTTTGAACTCGACAGCTCGTCGCTGACCGCCGAGGGTCGCCAGACCCTGTCGGTTCAGGCCGATTTCCTGCGCGCCAATCCGGCACAGCGGGTGATCGTCGAGGGCCATGCCGACGAACGCGGCACCCGCGAGTACAACCTCGCCCTTGGCGAGCGTCGCGCGACGGCCGCCAAGAATTATCTCGTGGCGCTCGGCATCTCGCCGGACCGTATCGAGACGATCTCTTACGGCAAGGAACGGCCGGCCGTTCTCGGCTCCGACGAGGCTGCCTGGGCGCAGAACCG
- the tolB gene encoding Tol-Pal system beta propeller repeat protein TolB — MMPHPASAQVRIDITRGVVEPMPIAISNFLAVDPSGAPFDSDIPGVIASDLASSGLFRPIDRNAFLQAPGEMTPLPDFADWRQINAQALVTGQVRQEGNQIAVEFRLWDVFGQSQMAGVVYRVDPKLWRRVAHMIADQIYERITGEGGYFDTQIVYVAESGPADKRVKRLAIMDQDGANHRYLTDGQDLVLTPRLSPNAREITYMAFRNRQARVFVYDLDTGRQRVLGDFPGMTFAPRFTPDGRSVLMSMARDGATSLYKLDVASGAVQRLTSSQAIDTSPSVSPDGKRMVFNSDRSGGQQIYVANADGSGLQRISFGTGTYATPVWSPRGDLIAFTKMNRGRFVIGVMRPDGSDERLLTDGYLVEGPTWAPNGRVLAFFRKDRPGGETRLYSIDITGYNERLIVTPGEASDPAWSALIR; from the coding sequence ATGATGCCGCATCCGGCTTCGGCGCAGGTGCGCATCGACATCACCCGTGGCGTCGTCGAACCCATGCCGATCGCCATCAGCAATTTTCTGGCGGTCGATCCATCGGGCGCGCCGTTCGACAGCGATATTCCGGGCGTGATCGCAAGCGATCTTGCGAGCTCGGGCCTGTTCCGGCCGATCGACCGCAACGCGTTCCTTCAGGCGCCGGGCGAGATGACCCCGCTGCCGGATTTCGCCGACTGGCGGCAGATCAATGCCCAGGCGCTGGTGACGGGCCAAGTCCGCCAGGAAGGCAACCAGATCGCGGTTGAATTCCGCCTGTGGGATGTGTTCGGCCAGAGCCAGATGGCTGGCGTGGTCTATCGCGTCGACCCGAAGCTGTGGCGCCGCGTCGCCCATATGATCGCCGACCAGATCTATGAGCGGATCACCGGCGAGGGCGGCTATTTCGACACCCAGATCGTGTATGTCGCCGAAAGCGGCCCCGCCGATAAGCGGGTCAAGCGGCTTGCGATCATGGATCAGGACGGGGCCAATCATCGTTATCTGACCGATGGCCAGGATCTGGTGCTGACCCCGCGTCTGTCGCCGAACGCACGCGAGATCACCTATATGGCGTTCCGCAATCGCCAGGCGCGGGTGTTCGTCTATGATCTAGACACTGGCCGGCAGCGGGTGCTGGGCGATTTTCCGGGCATGACCTTCGCGCCGCGCTTCACGCCCGACGGGCGTTCGGTGCTGATGTCGATGGCCCGCGACGGCGCCACCTCGCTCTACAAGCTCGATGTCGCGAGCGGTGCCGTTCAGCGGCTCACCTCGTCGCAGGCGATCGATACCTCGCCATCGGTGTCGCCCGACGGCAAGCGGATGGTGTTCAACTCCGACCGGTCCGGCGGCCAGCAGATCTATGTGGCCAATGCCGACGGCTCGGGCCTGCAGCGCATCAGCTTCGGCACCGGCACCTATGCGACGCCGGTCTGGTCCCCTCGTGGCGACCTGATCGCGTTCACGAAAATGAACCGTGGCCGGTTCGTCATCGGGGTCATGCGCCCCGATGGCAGCGATGAACGGCTTCTGACCGATGGCTATCTTGTGGAAGGCCCGACCTGGGCCCCCAATGGCCGCGTTCTGGCCTTCTTCCGCAAAGACCGACCCGGCGGCGAGACCCGCCTGTATTCGATCGATATCACTGGATATAACGAGCGGTTGATCGTTACGCCCGGCGAAGCATCGGATCCGGCGTGGTCGGCCTTGATTCGATAG
- a CDS encoding TonB C-terminal domain-containing protein: MKKPEPVKKPEPEKKPEPDDPLASLRKSLDQLKTQSREDAPKEQQVARSNQPQQAVMQRNAQPTNQVSVSDIAFIRSQIERRWSVPVGAPEAENLIVEVRIRLAPDGTVQSADVVDRARMQRPGEESYRVAAESAVRAIRAASPLELPAGKYDQLKDIVLAFNPKNMVGR, encoded by the coding sequence GTGAAGAAGCCCGAGCCGGTGAAGAAGCCGGAACCGGAGAAGAAGCCGGAGCCCGACGATCCGCTTGCGTCGCTGCGCAAGAGCCTCGATCAGCTGAAGACGCAGTCCCGCGAGGACGCGCCGAAGGAACAGCAGGTCGCGCGTTCGAACCAGCCGCAGCAGGCCGTGATGCAGCGCAATGCCCAGCCGACCAATCAGGTCTCGGTCAGCGACATTGCCTTCATCCGCAGCCAGATCGAACGGCGCTGGTCGGTGCCCGTCGGCGCGCCGGAGGCTGAGAACCTGATCGTCGAGGTTCGCATTCGCCTGGCGCCCGATGGTACGGTGCAATCGGCGGATGTGGTCGACAGGGCGCGTATGCAGCGGCCGGGCGAGGAATCCTATCGCGTGGCCGCGGAAAGTGCGGTCCGCGCGATCAGGGCCGCAAGTCCGTTGGAATTGCCTGCGGGCAAATATGATCAGCTCAAGGACATTGTCCTGGCGTTCAACCCGAAGAACATGGTGGGCCGATGA
- the tolR gene encoding protein TolR — translation MAGGIRRAKGHGRRRRWGGAEPMSEINVTPMVDVMLVLLIIFMVTAPLLTAGVEVDLPESSAAPLAGQDEPLSVSVDAEGRVYVQDKEVTLETLPQTLMAIAANKTDTRIFVRGDRSIDYGRVMQVMGTVTGAGFTKVSLVTTLQQTGPQQTGAAPAARRGS, via the coding sequence ATGGCCGGTGGCATCCGACGCGCAAAGGGACATGGCCGCCGCCGCCGTTGGGGCGGGGCTGAGCCGATGAGCGAGATCAACGTGACGCCGATGGTCGACGTCATGCTGGTTCTGCTGATCATCTTCATGGTCACGGCCCCCTTGCTGACCGCCGGGGTCGAGGTCGATCTGCCGGAAAGCTCGGCGGCGCCGCTGGCGGGCCAGGACGAACCCCTGTCGGTGTCGGTGGATGCCGAGGGACGGGTGTATGTTCAGGACAAGGAAGTGACGCTGGAGACCCTGCCTCAGACCCTGATGGCCATCGCCGCCAACAAGACCGATACCCGCATCTTCGTGCGTGGCGACCGGTCGATCGATTACGGCCGGGTCATGCAGGTGATGGGCACGGTGACCGGCGCCGGCTTCACCAAGGTGTCGCTCGTGACGACATTGCAGCAGACCGGTCCGCAGCAGACGGGTGCGGCACCGGCCGCCCGCCGGGGCAGCTGA
- the tolQ gene encoding protein TolQ, with product MEQEVVSQAALAGSVGAHDMSIISLVMNADIIVKSVMLMLALASIWSWAIIFDKFRLMGRLKRRADDFENRFWSGGSLEELYDAISERADHPMAHVFSAAMGEWRRAKVKGTALADPLSRANLRQRIEQVMDIALNREMAMLERNLGFLATVGSTAPFVGLFGTVWGIMNSFTSIAVTKNTTLAVVAPGIAEALFATAIGLVAAIPAVIFYNKLSSDIGRYGARLDNFTGEFSALIARQIEDRR from the coding sequence ATGGAGCAGGAGGTCGTTAGCCAGGCGGCGCTCGCCGGATCGGTGGGCGCGCATGATATGAGCATCATCAGCCTGGTGATGAACGCCGACATCATTGTGAAGTCGGTCATGCTCATGCTCGCACTGGCCTCCATCTGGTCCTGGGCGATCATTTTCGACAAGTTCCGATTGATGGGCCGGCTGAAGCGTCGCGCCGATGATTTCGAGAACCGGTTCTGGTCGGGCGGCTCGCTGGAAGAGCTGTATGACGCGATATCGGAACGCGCCGATCATCCGATGGCGCATGTGTTCTCGGCCGCGATGGGCGAATGGCGCCGGGCGAAGGTCAAGGGCACGGCGCTGGCCGACCCGCTGTCGCGGGCCAATCTGCGCCAGCGCATCGAGCAGGTGATGGACATCGCGCTGAACCGCGAGATGGCCATGCTCGAACGCAATCTGGGCTTCCTTGCCACCGTCGGCTCGACGGCGCCATTCGTGGGGTTGTTCGGCACGGTCTGGGGCATCATGAACAGCTTCACCTCGATCGCGGTGACCAAGAACACCACGCTGGCCGTGGTGGCACCGGGCATCGCCGAGGCGCTGTTCGCCACCGCCATCGGCCTGGTCGCGGCCATTCCGGCGGTGATCTTCTATAACAAGCTGTCGAGCGATATCGGCCGCTATGGCGCCCGGCTGGACAACTTCACCGGCGAATTCAGCGCGCTGATCGCCCGCCAGATCGAAGACAGGCGCTGA
- a CDS encoding amidase, translating to MTSLADLSAVELSTLYAQGQTSPTEVTDAVIARIEAWDDRLCATWAFDPEAAREAARAATDRWTRKAALGPLDGVPVTIKENMATKGCPVPVGTAASDMTPAAADSPPAARLREAGAVILAKTTMPDYGMLSSGLSSFHRLARNPWDLATNPGGSSAGAGAAAAAGYGPIHIGTDIGGSIRLPAGWCGVVGLKASLGRIPIDPAYVGRVAGPMTRTVADTALAMTVLSKPDWRDGMSLPPADIDWMDLDNQAIKGLRIGLMLDIGAGMTPNPAVIAAVKEAARRFEAAGAVVEEVPAVLTREMLDGLDDFWRVRSWDDVERLPEATRAKILPYIRTWAESGQTRTALQAVRGFNRTMEMRKAAARLFHGGGYDFVLSPVAPDVAFPAEWASPVDDPDRPFEHIGYTVVWNMSEQPAISVNCGYSLAGLPIGLQIVGRRFDDLGVLRMARAWEGMRDEQRPWPTLD from the coding sequence ATGACGTCGCTCGCCGATCTGTCAGCCGTGGAGCTGTCAACGCTCTATGCCCAGGGCCAAACCTCGCCGACCGAGGTCACCGATGCCGTGATCGCGCGGATCGAGGCGTGGGACGACAGGCTGTGCGCGACCTGGGCTTTCGATCCTGAGGCCGCCCGCGAGGCCGCCCGCGCCGCCACCGATCGCTGGACCCGCAAGGCGGCGCTCGGCCCCCTCGACGGCGTGCCGGTGACGATCAAGGAGAATATGGCGACCAAGGGCTGCCCGGTCCCGGTGGGCACGGCCGCATCCGACATGACCCCGGCCGCCGCCGACTCGCCCCCGGCCGCCCGGCTGCGCGAGGCGGGTGCCGTGATCCTGGCCAAGACCACCATGCCCGATTACGGCATGCTGTCCTCGGGCCTGTCGAGCTTCCACAGGCTGGCCCGCAACCCATGGGATCTGGCAACCAATCCCGGCGGCTCGTCCGCCGGCGCCGGTGCCGCGGCCGCGGCCGGTTACGGTCCGATTCATATCGGCACCGATATCGGCGGCTCGATCCGCCTGCCCGCCGGCTGGTGCGGCGTGGTCGGCCTGAAGGCCAGTCTGGGCCGTATCCCGATCGACCCCGCCTATGTCGGCCGGGTCGCCGGGCCGATGACCCGCACCGTCGCCGACACGGCGCTGGCAATGACCGTGCTGTCAAAGCCCGACTGGCGCGATGGCATGAGCCTGCCGCCCGCCGATATCGACTGGATGGATCTGGACAATCAGGCGATCAAGGGCCTGCGCATCGGTCTGATGCTCGATATCGGCGCCGGCATGACGCCTAACCCGGCGGTGATCGCGGCTGTCAAGGAAGCCGCGCGCCGCTTCGAGGCGGCCGGTGCCGTGGTCGAAGAGGTGCCGGCGGTTCTGACCCGCGAGATGCTCGACGGGCTGGACGATTTCTGGCGCGTGCGGTCGTGGGACGATGTCGAGCGGCTGCCCGAGGCCACCCGCGCCAAAATTCTGCCCTATATCCGCACCTGGGCCGAAAGCGGCCAGACCCGCACGGCCTTGCAGGCCGTGCGCGGCTTCAACCGCACCATGGAGATGCGCAAGGCGGCTGCCCGGCTGTTCCACGGTGGCGGCTATGATTTCGTGCTGTCGCCGGTCGCCCCCGATGTGGCGTTCCCGGCCGAGTGGGCCTCACCCGTCGACGATCCCGACCGGCCGTTCGAACATATCGGCTACACCGTGGTCTGGAACATGTCGGAACAGCCGGCGATCTCGGTCAATTGCGGCTACTCGTTGGCAGGGCTGCCGATCGGGTTGCAGATCGTGGGCCGCCGATTCGACGATCTGGGCGTGCTGCGCATGGCCCGCGCCTGGGAAGGCATGCGCGACGAACAGCGCCCCTGGCCGACCCTCGACTGA
- the ybgC gene encoding tol-pal system-associated acyl-CoA thioesterase, which translates to MTEIRPETVQPDIIRVRVYWEDTDAAGIVYYANYLKFMERGRTEWLRRRGIDQRPLLERDGFGFAVREVALDYQAPARLEDMLTVSTVISAYGGAWVTFDQMVSRGDQLLVRGTIKCVALSPATGQPRRLPKELVALVRPASTPR; encoded by the coding sequence GTGACCGAGATACGCCCAGAAACCGTGCAGCCCGATATCATCCGGGTCCGGGTCTATTGGGAAGATACCGATGCCGCTGGTATCGTCTATTACGCCAATTATCTGAAGTTCATGGAGCGGGGGCGCACGGAATGGCTGCGCCGGCGCGGCATCGATCAGCGCCCGCTGCTTGAGCGTGACGGTTTCGGTTTCGCCGTGCGCGAGGTGGCGCTGGACTATCAGGCGCCGGCGCGGCTTGAGGATATGCTGACCGTTTCCACCGTGATCAGCGCCTATGGCGGCGCCTGGGTGACCTTCGATCAGATGGTGTCGCGGGGCGACCAGCTGCTGGTGCGGGGCACGATCAAATGCGTGGCCTTGAGCCCCGCGACCGGCCAGCCGCGCCGTCTGCCGAAGGAGCTTGTCGCACTGGTGCGCCCGGCCAGTACACCACGCTGA
- the ruvB gene encoding Holliday junction branch migration DNA helicase RuvB, which yields MSAGDERLIAPASLPEDRQDPALRPERLADFVGQRQVLGNLAVFIAAARARGDALDHVLLHGPPGLGKTTLAQIVAKEMGVGFRATSGPVIARAGDLAAILTNLNEFDVLFIDEIHRLNPAVEEILYPAMEDFQLDLVIGEGPSARSVRIDLPRFTLVAATTRAGLVTRPLRERFGIPLRLNYYEIDELASIVRRGARLLAAPLTEDGAHEIARRSRGTPRVAGRLLRRVRDFAAVADAAQIDAGVADRALTRLEVDPQGLDAMDRRYLGCIARHYGGGPVGVETLAAALSESRDAIEDVIEPFLIQQGLLARTPRGRVLTRGGWQHLGLMPPPPKDGEPDLFAGPGDGADEA from the coding sequence ATGAGCGCCGGCGACGAGCGCCTGATCGCGCCGGCGAGCCTGCCCGAAGACCGGCAGGATCCGGCGCTCAGGCCCGAGAGGCTGGCGGATTTCGTGGGGCAGCGGCAGGTGCTGGGGAACCTCGCGGTGTTCATCGCCGCCGCCCGCGCGCGCGGCGATGCGCTCGATCATGTGCTGCTGCACGGGCCTCCGGGGCTGGGCAAGACCACGCTGGCCCAGATCGTCGCCAAGGAAATGGGCGTGGGGTTCCGCGCCACATCGGGGCCGGTGATCGCGCGGGCCGGCGATCTGGCGGCGATCCTGACCAATCTGAACGAATTCGACGTGCTGTTCATCGACGAGATCCACCGCCTGAATCCGGCGGTGGAAGAGATCCTGTATCCGGCGATGGAGGATTTTCAGCTCGATCTGGTGATCGGTGAGGGGCCGTCGGCCCGATCGGTGCGGATCGACCTGCCGCGCTTTACGCTGGTGGCGGCGACCACCCGCGCCGGGCTGGTGACCCGGCCGCTGCGGGAACGCTTCGGGATTCCGCTGCGGCTGAACTATTACGAGATCGACGAATTGGCGTCGATCGTGCGGCGCGGCGCGCGGCTGCTGGCGGCGCCGCTGACCGAAGATGGTGCCCACGAAATCGCCCGACGCTCACGCGGTACGCCGCGTGTGGCCGGCCGGCTGCTGCGCCGGGTGCGCGATTTTGCGGCCGTGGCCGACGCGGCGCAGATCGATGCCGGCGTGGCCGACCGGGCGCTGACCCGGCTGGAGGTCGACCCCCAGGGTCTGGACGCCATGGACCGGCGCTATCTGGGCTGTATTGCCCGCCATTATGGCGGCGGGCCGGTTGGGGTGGAAACCCTGGCCGCGGCCTTGTCGGAAAGTCGCGACGCGATCGAGGACGTGATCGAGCCGTTTCTGATCCAGCAGGGGCTGCTGGCGCGCACGCCGCGTGGCCGAGTGCTGACCCGGGGCGGCTGGCAGCATCTGGGCCTGATGCCGCCACCACCGAAGGATGGCGAGCCCGATCTGTTCGCGGGGCCCGGGGACGGCGCCGACGAGGCGTGA
- the ruvA gene encoding Holliday junction branch migration protein RuvA gives MFARLKGIVDEIGADHAVIDVHGVGYLVQASRRTLGALGGTGAEAVLHIETHVREDHIHLYGFVDRSERDWFRLLVTVQGVGAKVALAVLSVLEPGALAAAIAAQDARPPARATGVGPKLAKRIVMELKDKAALVGIGAADVAVLARSMRTPEAAAAAAAAKSPDIAAFDDALSALVNLGYRESEAEPALRRVAEAAGETAADVQMLLRGALKDLAR, from the coding sequence ATGTTCGCGCGGCTGAAGGGCATCGTCGACGAGATCGGCGCCGACCATGCGGTGATCGACGTCCATGGCGTGGGCTATCTGGTCCAGGCGTCGCGCCGGACGCTGGGCGCGCTGGGCGGCACCGGTGCCGAAGCGGTGCTGCACATCGAAACCCATGTCCGCGAGGACCACATCCATCTCTATGGCTTCGTCGACCGGTCGGAACGCGACTGGTTCCGCCTGCTGGTGACCGTGCAGGGGGTGGGGGCCAAGGTGGCGCTGGCGGTGCTGTCGGTGCTGGAGCCGGGGGCACTGGCGGCAGCCATCGCCGCCCAGGATGCCCGGCCGCCGGCACGGGCGACCGGGGTTGGCCCGAAGCTGGCCAAGCGGATCGTGATGGAGCTGAAGGACAAGGCGGCACTGGTCGGCATCGGTGCCGCCGATGTGGCGGTGCTGGCCAGATCCATGCGCACACCCGAAGCGGCTGCCGCTGCCGCCGCCGCCAAGTCGCCCGACATCGCGGCGTTCGATGATGCCCTGTCGGCCCTGGTCAATCTGGGCTATCGCGAAAGCGAGGCCGAGCCGGCCTTGCGGCGCGTGGCGGAGGCGGCGGGCGAGACCGCGGCGGATGTGCAGATGCTGCTGCGCGGCGCGCTGAAGGACCTGGCGCGATGA
- the ruvC gene encoding crossover junction endodeoxyribonuclease RuvC encodes MRIIGIDPGLRITGWGIVDAEGSRLVHVGHGTVTSDDKAALSERLRSLYDGLYEVVARYNPGGAAVEQTFVNANAASALKLGHARAVALLVPAQTGLTVAEYEPGVVKKALTGSGRADKAQVAAMVARLLPGIDRTARADAYDALAVAICHAHHGATRSGWAVQAR; translated from the coding sequence ATGCGCATCATCGGCATCGATCCCGGCTTACGGATCACCGGCTGGGGGATCGTCGACGCCGAAGGCTCGCGCCTGGTGCATGTCGGCCACGGGACCGTCACCTCCGACGACAAGGCGGCGCTGTCGGAGCGGCTGCGATCGCTCTATGACGGGTTGTACGAGGTGGTCGCGCGCTATAATCCCGGCGGTGCCGCGGTCGAGCAGACCTTCGTCAACGCCAATGCCGCCTCGGCGCTGAAGCTTGGCCATGCGCGCGCGGTGGCTCTGCTGGTGCCGGCGCAGACCGGGCTGACGGTGGCCGAGTATGAACCGGGCGTGGTGAAGAAGGCGCTGACCGGCAGTGGCCGGGCCGACAAGGCCCAGGTCGCCGCCATGGTGGCCCGGCTGCTGCCCGGCATCGACCGGACCGCACGCGCCGATGCCTATGATGCGCTCGCGGTGGCCATCTGCCACGCGCATCATGGGGCGACACGCAGCGGCTGGGCAGTGCAGGCGCGCTGA
- a CDS encoding YebC/PmpR family DNA-binding transcriptional regulator codes for MAGHSQFKNIMHRKAAQDKKRAKVFTKLLRELVIAAKEGGADANANPRLRSAVQAARVANMPKDNIERAIKRGAGGAEGDNYEEVRYEGYGPGGVAVIAEALTDNRNRTASEVRSAFSKNGGSLGETNSVAFNFNRVGRITYPVDVAAADAMLEAAIEAGADDLESDDETHVIYTQPDLLQEVRSGLEARFGDPQESKLGWVPLSTIEIDEEQAQGLFKMIEALEDNDDVQEVIANFEVSDEVMAKLNA; via the coding sequence ATGGCTGGTCATTCACAATTCAAGAACATCATGCACCGCAAGGCCGCGCAGGATAAGAAGCGCGCCAAGGTGTTCACGAAGCTGTTGCGCGAACTGGTGATCGCCGCCAAGGAAGGCGGCGCCGACGCCAATGCCAATCCGCGCCTGCGCAGCGCCGTGCAGGCGGCGCGCGTCGCCAACATGCCCAAGGACAATATCGAGCGCGCGATCAAGCGCGGTGCCGGTGGTGCCGAGGGCGACAATTACGAAGAGGTCCGTTACGAGGGCTATGGCCCCGGTGGTGTCGCGGTGATCGCCGAGGCGCTGACCGACAACCGCAACCGGACCGCATCGGAAGTGCGCTCGGCCTTCAGCAAGAACGGCGGGTCGCTGGGCGAGACGAATTCGGTGGCGTTCAACTTCAACCGGGTTGGCCGGATCACCTATCCGGTCGATGTGGCGGCGGCCGATGCCATGCTGGAAGCGGCGATCGAGGCCGGCGCCGACGATCTTGAAAGCGATGACGAGACCCATGTCATCTATACCCAGCCCGATCTTCTGCAGGAGGTCCGGTCGGGTCTTGAGGCGCGGTTCGGCGATCCGCAGGAATCGAAGCTGGGCTGGGTGCCGCTGAGCACGATCGAGATCGACGAGGAGCAGGCCCAGGGCCTGTTCAAGATGATCGAGGCGCTGGAAGACAATGACGACGTCCAGGAAGTCATCGCCAATTTCGAGGTCTCGGACGAGGTGATGGCCAAGCTGAACGCCTGA
- a CDS encoding TIGR00282 family metallophosphoesterase produces MRILFLGDVVGRTGRQAVIDHATTIRAALGVDLLIVNGENAASGFGITPKICESFYAAGVDILTTGNHVWDQREIQGWVDQDQRLLRPLNFPPGTPGRGATMATLPDGRRVVVANVMCSLFMETLDDPFRALAPVLRDYPLGGIVSAIFVDLHGEATSEKMAYGHYLDGQVTAVIGTHTHVPTADHQVLPGGTAFQCDAGMCGDYDSVIGMDKAASLDRFTRKMRGQKLLPANGPATICGSLIETDDATGLARSISPLRVGGRLSPAWPGAEPMPESLMNLHLTGAAADAVG; encoded by the coding sequence GTGCGGATACTCTTTCTTGGCGATGTGGTCGGGCGGACCGGCCGGCAGGCGGTGATCGATCATGCCACGACCATCAGGGCGGCACTCGGCGTCGATCTGCTGATCGTCAACGGGGAGAACGCGGCCTCGGGCTTCGGCATCACGCCCAAGATCTGCGAAAGCTTCTATGCCGCCGGCGTCGATATCCTCACCACCGGCAACCACGTCTGGGACCAGCGCGAGATCCAGGGCTGGGTCGACCAGGACCAGCGCCTGTTGCGGCCGCTGAATTTCCCGCCCGGCACGCCGGGGCGCGGCGCCACCATGGCGACCCTGCCCGATGGCCGCCGGGTGGTGGTGGCGAATGTGATGTGCAGCCTGTTCATGGAAACGCTCGATGATCCGTTCCGGGCCCTGGCGCCCGTGCTGCGCGATTATCCGCTGGGCGGTATCGTGTCGGCGATTTTCGTCGACCTGCATGGCGAGGCGACCAGCGAGAAGATGGCCTATGGTCATTATCTGGACGGGCAGGTGACCGCGGTCATCGGCACCCACACCCATGTGCCGACCGCCGATCATCAGGTTCTGCCGGGCGGCACCGCCTTTCAGTGCGATGCCGGCATGTGCGGCGATTATGACAGCGTCATCGGCATGGACAAGGCGGCCTCGCTGGACCGGTTCACCCGCAAGATGCGTGGCCAGAAGCTGCTGCCCGCCAACGGTCCGGCCACGATCTGCGGCTCGCTGATCGAAACCGACGACGCGACCGGCCTTGCCCGTTCGATCAGCCCGCTCAGGGTGGGTGGGCGGTTGAGCCCGGCCTGGCCGGGGGCGGAGCCGATGCCCGAGAGCCTGATGAACCTGCATCTGACGGGTGCGGCCGCCGACGCCGTCGGCTGA
- a CDS encoding 5-formyltetrahydrofolate cyclo-ligase, which translates to MRSHDLTQPIAPDPDVALAALKGVLRRELRRVRREASAARGFEAASALAAQAGTLADALADIVPARSQSARPRIVAGYVAAGGEIDVLPLMRALAGRLGAAMALPVVNAPDMPLDFRAWRPEMALTIGAFGIPIPAAGPTVMPDLLLMPLVAVDRGGHRLGQGGGFYDRTIARAEAAGLPPVTVGVAFAEQVVDAVPRGMFDRPLDLVLTDRGLMRPDRS; encoded by the coding sequence TTGCGGAGCCACGATCTGACGCAGCCGATTGCCCCCGATCCGGATGTGGCACTTGCCGCCCTGAAAGGCGTCTTGCGCCGGGAATTGCGCCGGGTGCGGCGCGAGGCTTCGGCCGCACGGGGATTTGAGGCAGCCAGCGCGCTTGCGGCACAGGCCGGCACCCTGGCCGATGCCCTGGCGGACATCGTGCCCGCCCGGTCCCAATCCGCCCGGCCGCGCATCGTGGCGGGTTATGTCGCGGCAGGCGGCGAGATCGACGTGCTGCCACTGATGCGGGCTTTGGCCGGCCGGCTGGGTGCCGCCATGGCGTTGCCGGTCGTGAACGCGCCCGACATGCCGCTCGACTTCCGCGCCTGGCGGCCGGAGATGGCCCTGACCATCGGTGCCTTCGGGATCCCGATCCCGGCCGCGGGCCCGACGGTGATGCCGGATCTGCTGCTGATGCCGCTGGTGGCGGTGGATCGGGGCGGGCACAGGCTGGGGCAGGGGGGCGGCTTTTACGACCGCACCATCGCGCGTGCCGAAGCGGCGGGGCTGCCGCCGGTCACCGTGGGCGTGGCCTTTGCCGAACAGGTCGTCGATGCGGTGCCCCGGGGCATGTTCGACCGGCCGCTGGATCTGGTACTGACCGATCGGGGACTGATGCGGCCCGACCGGTCCTGA
- a CDS encoding cell division protein ZapA: MAEVEVRILGRAFTLACGEGQEDSVRALAHKLEDKVRQVTGDRPVAVDARVMLMAALLLADQANESEQGLYRARIEVDKMRRSADRSAAEVDATLARALDDFAGRIEAIATRLEKL, from the coding sequence ATGGCCGAAGTCGAGGTACGCATTCTGGGCCGGGCGTTCACGCTGGCCTGCGGCGAGGGCCAGGAAGACAGTGTCCGGGCGCTGGCCCACAAGCTTGAAGACAAGGTCCGCCAGGTCACCGGCGACCGGCCGGTCGCGGTTGATGCGCGTGTGATGCTGATGGCGGCCCTGCTGCTGGCCGATCAGGCGAACGAGTCGGAGCAGGGCCTGTACCGGGCGCGGATCGAGGTCGACAAGATGCGCCGCAGCGCCGATCGCTCGGCCGCCGAGGTCGATGCGACGCTGGCCCGCGCGCTCGACGATTTCGCCGGACGCATCGAGGCTATTGCAACCCGGCTTGAGAAACTCTAA